In Mariluticola halotolerans, one DNA window encodes the following:
- a CDS encoding NAD(P)/FAD-dependent oxidoreductase, which produces MSHIVIIGAGLGGVIMAYEMKAKMRPEDTLTVVNLGAVYSFVPSNPWVAIGWRDRKDTSVDLTDIFRQHNIGLRTEGAKRVRPDKNQVELNGGDVLEYDYLIISTGPDLAFDEVPGLGPAANTQSVCHVDHAVEAKKAFDQLVKKPGPVVIGAVQGASCFGPAYEFAFMLDTALRRAGIRDQVPITYVSPEPYVGHLGLDGVGDTKGLLESAMRERHIKWITNARVTNVDPETMHVEQLNEDGTVKAEHDLAFNYAMLLPAFRGVAAVLGIEGLTNPRGFITIDKYQRNAAFPNVFGIGVCVAIPPVGKTALPVGVPKTGFMIESMVTATAENIGALLRGEEPQAVATWNAVCLADFGDEGIAFVAQPQIPPRNVNWSSQGKWVHLAKIGFEKYFLGKVRSGKSETFYENLALDILGIKKLKEIHIEPDE; this is translated from the coding sequence ATGGCCTATGAGATGAAGGCGAAAATGCGCCCAGAGGACACGCTGACGGTTGTCAATCTGGGCGCGGTTTACTCTTTTGTGCCGTCCAACCCCTGGGTGGCCATCGGCTGGCGCGACCGCAAGGATACCAGTGTCGATCTGACGGATATCTTCAGGCAGCATAATATCGGCTTGCGTACCGAGGGGGCCAAAAGGGTTCGTCCGGACAAGAACCAGGTGGAGCTGAACGGCGGTGATGTTCTCGAATATGACTATCTGATCATCTCGACCGGACCGGATCTGGCCTTTGATGAAGTACCGGGTCTCGGGCCTGCGGCCAATACCCAGTCTGTTTGTCATGTGGATCATGCGGTGGAAGCCAAAAAGGCGTTTGACCAATTGGTGAAAAAGCCGGGGCCGGTGGTGATCGGTGCCGTGCAGGGCGCTTCCTGTTTCGGGCCGGCATATGAATTTGCTTTCATGCTTGATACCGCGCTGCGGCGGGCCGGCATTCGCGATCAGGTGCCCATCACCTATGTCTCGCCGGAGCCCTATGTCGGCCATCTCGGGCTCGATGGGGTGGGGGATACCAAGGGATTGCTGGAAAGCGCCATGCGCGAGCGGCATATCAAATGGATCACCAATGCGCGCGTGACCAATGTCGATCCGGAAACCATGCATGTGGAACAGCTCAACGAGGATGGTACGGTCAAGGCCGAACACGATCTGGCGTTCAACTATGCCATGCTGCTGCCAGCGTTCCGCGGGGTTGCGGCGGTGCTCGGCATTGAGGGGCTGACCAATCCGCGCGGTTTCATCACCATCGACAAATATCAGCGCAATGCCGCCTTCCCCAATGTGTTCGGGATCGGGGTTTGCGTCGCCATTCCGCCGGTCGGCAAAACTGCCCTGCCGGTTGGGGTGCCCAAGACCGGGTTCATGATTGAATCGATGGTCACAGCGACGGCTGAAAATATCGGCGCGCTGTTGCGGGGCGAAGAACCTCAGGCTGTGGCGACCTGGAATGCGGTTTGCCTTGCCGATTTTGGCGACGAGGGAATTGCCTTTGTGGCGCAGCCGCAAATTCCACCGCGCAATGTCAACTGGTCCTCACAGGGCAAATGGGTGCATCTCGCCAAGATCGGATTCGAGAAATATTTTCTCGGCAAGGTCAGAAGCGGCAAGAGCGAGACTTTTTACGAGAATCTGGCGCTCGACATTCTGGGGATCAAAAAGCTCAAGGAAATCCATATCGAGCCGGATGAATAG
- a CDS encoding MerR family transcriptional regulator, producing MNRPDPESHDLYAIADLAREFDISTRAIRFYESKGLLRPERVGGTRVFRRRDRARLILILRGKRLGFSLKDIHEYLSLYDADRTHTAQVAKLVEMVDARMELLAGQLEDLKTTMAELTEIRKLAAERLGREAANT from the coding sequence GTGAACCGGCCCGACCCCGAAAGCCATGACCTCTATGCAATTGCCGATCTCGCCCGGGAGTTCGACATATCGACAAGAGCCATACGCTTTTACGAATCCAAAGGCCTGCTCAGACCAGAGCGGGTCGGGGGCACCCGCGTGTTCCGCCGCCGTGACCGTGCCCGGCTGATCCTTATCCTGCGCGGCAAGCGGCTGGGCTTCAGTCTCAAGGACATCCACGAATACCTTTCCCTTTACGACGCCGACCGCACCCACACCGCCCAGGTGGCCAAGCTGGTGGAAATGGTCGATGCGCGCATGGAACTTCTGGCCGGTCAGCTCGAAGACCTGAAAACGACGATGGCTGAACTCACAGAAATCCGGAAGCTGGCCGCTGAACGGCTTGGCCGCGAAGCCGCAAATACCTGA